One window from the genome of Cucumis melo cultivar AY chromosome 10, USDA_Cmelo_AY_1.0, whole genome shotgun sequence encodes:
- the LOC103488837 gene encoding uncharacterized protein LOC103488837, producing MRGDEARTLLGFSPGSRPSSSQVKEAYKRMVWDTHPDLFPAHQKPQAESKFKLISEAYSCLLSGSRNGDSHSATYERVVRRGVPVSHGGRRNHALIKLPFLLLILGTVSLGGLNVSRAYKRQKEMYPSHNPFLP from the exons ATGCGGGGCGACGAAGCCAGAACCTTGCTTGGGTTCTCTCCTGGTTCCCGTCCGTCTTCTTCTCAG GTTAAAGAAGCTTACAAGAGGATGGTCTGGGATACTCATCCTGACCTCTTCCCTGCTCATCAAAAGCCTCAGGCCGAGTCCAAATTCAAACTG ATTTCCGAAGCTTATTCATGCCTTCTATCCG GTTCCAGAAATGGAGATTCACATTCAG CTACATATGAAAGAGTTGTTAGAAGGGGAGTTCCTGTTTCACATGGAGGAAGACGAAACCACGCTTTAATCAAGCTTCCATTTCTGTTACTCATTCTGGGTACTGTGTCACTAGGAGGATTAAATGTTTCGAG GGCTTACAAGAGGCAGAAGGAAATGTATCCTTCTCACAATCCTTTTCTTCCTTGA